One Mycobacterium marseillense DNA window includes the following coding sequences:
- a CDS encoding ABC transporter ATP-binding protein/permease, whose amino-acid sequence MDSKLFKPSIDWSSAFQDSLQWLAIAWVIGAVCLLAALVAARYLTPWGRQFWRITRGYFVGPTSVKAWLGLGVLLLLVLFSVRLNVLFSYQSNDMYTALQVALKGLATDNDAVKQSGIHNFWVSLGIFILLAAIFIARVILDIYLTQRFIIAWRMWLTGHLTDDWLAGRAYYRDLFIDNTIDNPDQRIQQDVDIFTAGVGGTPNIPSNGTTSTLLFGAVNAVASVISFAAILWNLSGNFDLFGVNVPRAMFWTVLVYVLIVTVVAIWLGRPLIWLSFNNEKLNAAFRYALVRLRDAAEAVGFYRGERVERTQLWRRFTPIIDNYRRFVRRTIIFNGWNWSATQTIIPLPLAIQAPRLFAGEIAFGDVTQTAQAFGNINDSLSFFRNNYDAFAAFRAAIIRLHGLVDANDKGRALPTILVKPSEETAVELRGIEVRTPEGDQLVDSLDIQLDVGDSLVITGRSGAGKTTLLRSLAELWPYASGTLCRPDGDNETMFLSQLPYVPLGTLRTVVCYPNSPDGVSDDQLRDVLNKVVLAPLISRLDEDEDWAKVLSPGEQQRVAFARVLLTRPKAVFLDEATSALDVGLEYALYQLVRAELPECVMVSVSHRPAVEQHHEQQLHLLGGGAWQLGPVEKEPAKV is encoded by the coding sequence GCCAGGTATCTGACCCCGTGGGGCCGCCAATTCTGGCGGATCACGCGCGGCTACTTCGTCGGGCCGACCAGCGTCAAGGCGTGGCTGGGGCTCGGTGTGCTGCTGCTCTTGGTGCTCTTCTCGGTCCGGCTCAACGTGCTGTTCAGCTATCAGAGCAACGACATGTACACGGCCCTGCAGGTGGCACTAAAGGGGCTTGCCACGGATAACGACGCGGTCAAACAGTCCGGGATCCACAACTTTTGGGTCTCGCTCGGGATTTTCATCCTGCTGGCGGCCATCTTCATCGCCCGGGTGATCCTCGACATCTACCTGACGCAGCGCTTCATCATCGCCTGGCGGATGTGGCTGACGGGCCATCTCACGGACGACTGGCTCGCGGGTCGGGCGTATTACCGGGATCTGTTCATCGACAACACCATTGACAACCCCGACCAGCGCATCCAGCAGGATGTCGACATCTTCACCGCGGGAGTGGGCGGCACCCCGAACATTCCGTCCAACGGGACGACCAGCACCCTGCTGTTCGGTGCCGTCAACGCGGTGGCATCGGTGATCTCGTTCGCCGCGATCCTGTGGAATTTGTCCGGGAACTTCGATCTCTTCGGTGTGAACGTGCCGCGTGCGATGTTCTGGACCGTCCTGGTCTATGTCTTGATCGTGACGGTGGTCGCGATTTGGCTTGGGCGCCCGCTGATTTGGCTGAGCTTCAACAACGAGAAACTCAACGCCGCGTTCCGTTACGCCCTGGTGCGGCTGCGCGACGCCGCGGAGGCAGTGGGCTTCTACCGCGGCGAGCGCGTCGAACGCACCCAACTGTGGCGGCGCTTCACGCCGATCATCGACAACTACCGCAGGTTCGTGCGCCGGACCATTATCTTCAACGGATGGAACTGGTCGGCGACGCAGACCATCATTCCGCTGCCGTTGGCGATTCAGGCGCCGCGCCTGTTCGCCGGGGAGATCGCCTTCGGCGACGTCACCCAGACCGCGCAGGCTTTCGGCAACATCAACGACTCACTGTCGTTCTTCCGCAACAACTATGACGCGTTCGCGGCCTTCCGGGCGGCGATTATCCGGTTGCACGGCCTCGTCGACGCCAATGACAAGGGTCGCGCGCTGCCCACTATTTTGGTAAAGCCCAGCGAGGAGACCGCGGTGGAGCTACGCGGCATCGAGGTGCGCACGCCGGAGGGCGACCAGCTGGTCGACTCGCTGGACATCCAGCTCGATGTGGGCGACAGCCTGGTGATCACCGGACGCTCGGGAGCCGGCAAGACGACGCTGCTGCGCAGCCTGGCCGAATTGTGGCCGTACGCCTCGGGGACGCTGTGCCGTCCTGATGGCGACAACGAGACGATGTTCTTGTCGCAGCTGCCGTATGTGCCGCTCGGTACGTTGCGCACCGTGGTGTGTTACCCGAATTCGCCGGACGGCGTCTCCGATGACCAACTGCGCGACGTGCTCAACAAGGTGGTTCTGGCGCCGCTCATCAGTCGGTTGGACGAGGACGAGGACTGGGCCAAAGTGCTCTCTCCCGGCGAGCAGCAGCGCGTCGCGTTTGCGCGCGTCCTGCTGACCCGACCGAAGGCGGTCTTCCTCGACGAGGCGACCTCCGCGCTGGACGTTGGCCTGGAATACGCGCTGTACCAATTGGTTCGGGCGGAGTTGCCGGAGTGCGTGATGGTCAGCGTGAGCCATCGGCCCGCCGTCGAGCAGCACCACGAGCAGCAGCTGCACCTGCTCGGCGGTGGCGCGTGGCAGCTGGGTCCGGTCGAAAAGGAACCCGCAAAGGTCTAA